A DNA window from Megalobrama amblycephala isolate DHTTF-2021 linkage group LG11, ASM1881202v1, whole genome shotgun sequence contains the following coding sequences:
- the e2f6 gene encoding transcription factor E2f1 isoform X3, translated as MPHCAAIGCNFQSKGNKRSDISLHSFPSDKKRRKEWEDACGRINLPKDPRLCSLHFSPDAFESFSRPQLLRELTGGGGYKRRLKPNAIPTIFPHKDSKLSEIRAEKQQRQETLAGCKQHADACHEATATEGESSSLFEEESDDSSVSLQSSGGGADDDFYDEDFEDDEEDDDEDHSRAHDGSHSMNSQAQGQFLTGSLTSNPNIYNMNQEKHVSNAQVQNRSDVALGHLTKRFMQLLHSAPNGVLDLNEVTRKLGTRKRRVYDITNVLTGIQLIKKTSKNKIQWMNPAPASSFEKQWSPKTKADLLNLKSTEEALDWLIKDCAQQLFALTDLKDNADSAYVTYEDICKIDVFKDQTIIAIRAPEETKLEVPTPTEESIQIHLKGCRGPIHILTCETEGPSDAVDPANTESQLVKPAYFLTLEESRIHTQPLISDVSSTVAAVQSA; from the exons ATGCCACATTGTGCGGCTAttggttgtaattttcagtcgaAGGGCAACAAGAGAAGCGATATAAGTCTTCACTCCTTTCCTAGCGATAAgaagaggagaaaagaatgggaAGATGCCTGTGGACGAATAAACCTTCCTAAAGACCCGCGTCTTTGTTCTCTCCACTTTAGCCCTGATGCCTTTGAGTCTTTTAGTAGACCACAGCTACTGAGAGAGCTTACAGGTGGCGGTGGATATAAGCGTAGGCTTAAACCAAATGCCATACCAACGATTTTTCCCCACAAGGACTCAAAATTGAGTGAAATCCGCGCTGAGAAACAGCAGAGACAAGAAACGCTGGCAGGATGTAAACAACATGCAGACGCTTGCCATGAAGCCACAGCCACTGAAGGGGAAAGTTCAAGCTTATTCGAGGAGGAGTCTGACGATTCGTCAGTTTCACTGCAGTCA AGTGGAGGTGGTGCAGATGATGATTTTTATGATGAAGACTTTGAGGATGACgaagaagatgatgatgaagaccACAGTCGTGCACATGATGGTTCACATAGCATGAATAGTCAAGCCCAAGGACAGTTTCTCACTGGAAG TTTAACTAGCAATCCCAACATTTACAACATGAATCAAGAAAAACATGTATCCAACGCACAAG TCCAGAATCGCTCTGACGTCGCTCTTGGACATCTGACCAAACGCTTCATGCAGCTACTTCACTCAGCTCCGAATGGAGTCCTTGATCTCAACGAGGTTACACGAAAACTGGGCACACGAAAGAGGCGGGTGTATGACATCACCAATGTGCTAACTGGTATCCAGTTAATCAAAAAGACGTCCAAAAACAAGATCCAGTGGAT GAATCCAGCACCAGCCAGCAGCTTTGAGAAACAGTGGAGCCCCAAGACAAAAGCTGACCTACTTAATCTGAAGTCAACTGAGGAGGCCCTTGACTGGCTCATCAAAGACTGTGCCCAACAACTCTTTGCCCTGACTGACCTcaaagacaatgctga CTCAGCTTATGTGACATACGAGGACATCTGTAAGATCGATGTTTTCAAGGACCAGACTATAATAGCCATCAGGGCCCCTGAAGAGACCAAACTAGAAGTGCCCACTCCCACTGAA GAATCTATCCAGATCCACTTGAAGGGCTGCCGGGGTCCCATCCATATACTCACCTGTGAGACTGAGGGCCCGAGTGATGCTGTGGATCCAGCTAACACAGAATCGCAGCTTGTCAAACCAGCCTACTTTCTAACGCTAGAAGAGAGCCGGATACACACACAACCACTTATATCAG atgTTTCAAGTACTGTAGCAGCTGTACAGAGTGCATAA
- the e2f6 gene encoding uncharacterized protein e2f6 isoform X2 — protein sequence MVKCAVQGCINHSDLRPGEQSSRPRKRFFRFPKDKARVKVWLAALRETEREITDHHQICEDHFLSHHITPNGISPDAIPIMPPLEGPICGWSSCDEQDPAEESGGGADDDFYDEDFEDDEEDDDEDHSRAHDGSHSMNSQAQGQFLTGSLTSNPNIYNMNQEKHVSNAQVQNRSDVALGHLTKRFMQLLHSAPNGVLDLNEVTRKLGTRKRRVYDITNVLTGIQLIKKTSKNKIQWMNPAPASSFEKQWSPKTKADLLNLKSTEEALDWLIKDCAQQLFALTDLKDNADSAYVTYEDICKIDVFKDQTIIAIRAPEETKLEVPTPTEESIQIHLKGCRGPIHILTCETEGPSDAVDPANTESQLVKPAYFLTLEESRIHTQPLISVKASRKFKYQRREDSHMAEHCCVPLCSASSKYNSVLSFHTFPVDEERRKTWIRNIRRENLSFTSHTRVCSRHFKSDDVKEPSTPKGRRLLKKDAVPTLFQWNNYSTSEPLQKREVSTPADEDPAPVDLLEHD from the exons ATGGTGAAGTGTGCAGTACAAGGATGCATAAACCACAGTGATCTCAGACCGGGAGAGCAATCGAGTCGTCCGCGCAAGAGATTTTTCAGGTTCCCTAAAGACAAGGCCCGAGTGAAAGTGTGGCTGGCCGCTTTACGGGAGACTGAGCGCGAAATCACAGATCATCATCAGATATGCGAGGATCATTTCCTGAGCCATCACATCACGCCGAACGGCATCAGTCCGGACGCGATTCCTATTATGCCCCCATTAGAAGGACCGATCTGCGGGTGGAGCTCGTGTGATGAGCAGGACCCAGCTGAGGAG AGTGGAGGTGGTGCAGATGATGATTTTTATGATGAAGACTTTGAGGATGACgaagaagatgatgatgaagaccACAGTCGTGCACATGATGGTTCACATAGCATGAATAGTCAAGCCCAAGGACAGTTTCTCACTGGAAG TTTAACTAGCAATCCCAACATTTACAACATGAATCAAGAAAAACATGTATCCAACGCACAAG TCCAGAATCGCTCTGACGTCGCTCTTGGACATCTGACCAAACGCTTCATGCAGCTACTTCACTCAGCTCCGAATGGAGTCCTTGATCTCAACGAGGTTACACGAAAACTGGGCACACGAAAGAGGCGGGTGTATGACATCACCAATGTGCTAACTGGTATCCAGTTAATCAAAAAGACGTCCAAAAACAAGATCCAGTGGAT GAATCCAGCACCAGCCAGCAGCTTTGAGAAACAGTGGAGCCCCAAGACAAAAGCTGACCTACTTAATCTGAAGTCAACTGAGGAGGCCCTTGACTGGCTCATCAAAGACTGTGCCCAACAACTCTTTGCCCTGACTGACCTcaaagacaatgctga CTCAGCTTATGTGACATACGAGGACATCTGTAAGATCGATGTTTTCAAGGACCAGACTATAATAGCCATCAGGGCCCCTGAAGAGACCAAACTAGAAGTGCCCACTCCCACTGAA GAATCTATCCAGATCCACTTGAAGGGCTGCCGGGGTCCCATCCATATACTCACCTGTGAGACTGAGGGCCCGAGTGATGCTGTGGATCCAGCTAACACAGAATCGCAGCTTGTCAAACCAGCCTACTTTCTAACGCTAGAAGAGAGCCGGATACACACACAACCACTTATATCAG TAAAGGCCTCCAGAAAGTTTAAATATCAACGGCGGGAAGACAGTCATATGGCCGAACATTGTTGTGTCCCGTTGTGTTCGGCTTCCTCAAAGTACAACTCTGTGCTGAGCTTTCACACATTTCCTGTGGATGAAGAAAGACGGAAAACGTGGATACGCAACATTCGCCGTGAGAATCTTAGCTTCACTTCCCATACAAGGGTCTGCAGTCGCCATTTCAAGAGCGACGATGTGAAAGAGCCATCGACTCCTAAAGGGCGCCGTTTGCTGAAGAAAGATGCTGTACCCACCTTATTCCAGTGGAATAACTACTCCACTTCAGAACCACTGCAGAAGAGAGAGGTTTCCACTCCAGCGGATGAGGATCCTGCACCCGTCGACCTCTTGGAACATGATTAG
- the e2f6 gene encoding uncharacterized protein e2f6 isoform X1 produces MPHCAAIGCNFQSKGNKRSDISLHSFPSDKKRRKEWEDACGRINLPKDPRLCSLHFSPDAFESFSRPQLLRELTGGGGYKRRLKPNAIPTIFPHKDSKLSEIRAEKQQRQETLAGCKQHADACHEATATEGESSSLFEEESDDSSVSLQSSGGGADDDFYDEDFEDDEEDDDEDHSRAHDGSHSMNSQAQGQFLTGSLTSNPNIYNMNQEKHVSNAQVQNRSDVALGHLTKRFMQLLHSAPNGVLDLNEVTRKLGTRKRRVYDITNVLTGIQLIKKTSKNKIQWMNPAPASSFEKQWSPKTKADLLNLKSTEEALDWLIKDCAQQLFALTDLKDNADSAYVTYEDICKIDVFKDQTIIAIRAPEETKLEVPTPTEESIQIHLKGCRGPIHILTCETEGPSDAVDPANTESQLVKPAYFLTLEESRIHTQPLISVKASRKFKYQRREDSHMAEHCCVPLCSASSKYNSVLSFHTFPVDEERRKTWIRNIRRENLSFTSHTRVCSRHFKSDDVKEPSTPKGRRLLKKDAVPTLFQWNNYSTSEPLQKREVSTPADEDPAPVDLLEHD; encoded by the exons ATGCCACATTGTGCGGCTAttggttgtaattttcagtcgaAGGGCAACAAGAGAAGCGATATAAGTCTTCACTCCTTTCCTAGCGATAAgaagaggagaaaagaatgggaAGATGCCTGTGGACGAATAAACCTTCCTAAAGACCCGCGTCTTTGTTCTCTCCACTTTAGCCCTGATGCCTTTGAGTCTTTTAGTAGACCACAGCTACTGAGAGAGCTTACAGGTGGCGGTGGATATAAGCGTAGGCTTAAACCAAATGCCATACCAACGATTTTTCCCCACAAGGACTCAAAATTGAGTGAAATCCGCGCTGAGAAACAGCAGAGACAAGAAACGCTGGCAGGATGTAAACAACATGCAGACGCTTGCCATGAAGCCACAGCCACTGAAGGGGAAAGTTCAAGCTTATTCGAGGAGGAGTCTGACGATTCGTCAGTTTCACTGCAGTCA AGTGGAGGTGGTGCAGATGATGATTTTTATGATGAAGACTTTGAGGATGACgaagaagatgatgatgaagaccACAGTCGTGCACATGATGGTTCACATAGCATGAATAGTCAAGCCCAAGGACAGTTTCTCACTGGAAG TTTAACTAGCAATCCCAACATTTACAACATGAATCAAGAAAAACATGTATCCAACGCACAAG TCCAGAATCGCTCTGACGTCGCTCTTGGACATCTGACCAAACGCTTCATGCAGCTACTTCACTCAGCTCCGAATGGAGTCCTTGATCTCAACGAGGTTACACGAAAACTGGGCACACGAAAGAGGCGGGTGTATGACATCACCAATGTGCTAACTGGTATCCAGTTAATCAAAAAGACGTCCAAAAACAAGATCCAGTGGAT GAATCCAGCACCAGCCAGCAGCTTTGAGAAACAGTGGAGCCCCAAGACAAAAGCTGACCTACTTAATCTGAAGTCAACTGAGGAGGCCCTTGACTGGCTCATCAAAGACTGTGCCCAACAACTCTTTGCCCTGACTGACCTcaaagacaatgctga CTCAGCTTATGTGACATACGAGGACATCTGTAAGATCGATGTTTTCAAGGACCAGACTATAATAGCCATCAGGGCCCCTGAAGAGACCAAACTAGAAGTGCCCACTCCCACTGAA GAATCTATCCAGATCCACTTGAAGGGCTGCCGGGGTCCCATCCATATACTCACCTGTGAGACTGAGGGCCCGAGTGATGCTGTGGATCCAGCTAACACAGAATCGCAGCTTGTCAAACCAGCCTACTTTCTAACGCTAGAAGAGAGCCGGATACACACACAACCACTTATATCAG TAAAGGCCTCCAGAAAGTTTAAATATCAACGGCGGGAAGACAGTCATATGGCCGAACATTGTTGTGTCCCGTTGTGTTCGGCTTCCTCAAAGTACAACTCTGTGCTGAGCTTTCACACATTTCCTGTGGATGAAGAAAGACGGAAAACGTGGATACGCAACATTCGCCGTGAGAATCTTAGCTTCACTTCCCATACAAGGGTCTGCAGTCGCCATTTCAAGAGCGACGATGTGAAAGAGCCATCGACTCCTAAAGGGCGCCGTTTGCTGAAGAAAGATGCTGTACCCACCTTATTCCAGTGGAATAACTACTCCACTTCAGAACCACTGCAGAAGAGAGAGGTTTCCACTCCAGCGGATGAGGATCCTGCACCCGTCGACCTCTTGGAACATGATTAG